A segment of the Allosaccharopolyspora coralli genome:
GGTCGGGGCCGGTGCCGCCTTCGCGAGAGTGGGCGAGGTCTCGCTCGCACTGGTCGTGTTCGCCGGCGTCGTCGGCATGATCAAGTTCGACTGGTTGTTCTGGTGGGCCGGTCGCCAGTGGGGACGCGGCATCGTGAACCTCTTCGCCCAGACCGAGCGCTCACAACGCTTCGCCGAGCGCATCCGCACGATGAACCCGTGGTGGATCCGTCTCGCGGTGGTCTTCGCGTTCGTGCCGGGAGTGCCCGCCGGGCTCGTGTACGCGCTCGCGGGATGGACCGGGATGCGCCTGACGAGTTTCCTGTTGTTGAACGCGATCGGGTCACTGATCATCACCGGTATCGTCGCCGGGCTCGGGTACGCGCTCGGTCAGTACGCGGTGGACGCGGTGATGGCCGTGGACCAGTACGCGATCTGGATCAGCGTCGGAATCGCCCTGGTGGTCGCGTTCATCGCCCAGCGCGAGGCCAACGCCAAGCAGCGGCGAGCTAGCTGACGTCGACCACGGCACGTCCTCGCGTCTCACCCCGGTTGAGCGCGTCGTAGGCGTCCTGCACCTCGTCGAACGAGTAGCGGCGGCTGATCGCGTCCTGCGGTCGCAGCTTGCCCTTCGCGACCAGGTCGAGCAGGACCGGCATGTCCCGTCGGGGTTTGGCGCCGTAGGAGCCTTTGATCTGCAGCTTGCGGCGGGCGATGGTCGCGAGGTCGAACTCGGCGCTGGTGCCTCGTGGTGCGATCCCGACGATGACGACCTGTCCGCCCTCGACGACGGAGTCGCGGGCGATGCCGAAGGTCGTGACGTTGCCGAGCGCTTCGAACGCGACGTCGACGCCGCGCCCGCCGGTCAGGTCGCGAATCGCTTCGGCAGCGTCGACCTCGGCGGAGTTGACGGTTCGTGTCGCGCCGAGAGACCGGGCGGCGGCGAGCTTGTCGGTGGCGACGTCGACGGCGATCACCTCGGACGCCCCGAAGGTCGTGGCGAGCTGGATCAGCGCCGAGCCCACGCCGCCTGCCGCGACCACCGCCACGGTGTCGCCGACCTGCACGTTCGCGGCGTGGCGCAGTGCCCCGTAGGCCGTCATGGTCGAGCAGCCCACGGAGGCGACGTCGGTGAGTTCGACGCCTTCCGGAACCCGGTACGCGGAGGTGGCGGGCGTGACGCAGCGTTCGGAGAGCCCGCCCATCGAGTACATCCACACCGGCTCGCCGTCGGGACGGAACAGTCGCGTCTCGCCGTCGTAGAGCTGCCCCTTGCCGCGGTTGTAGGCGAAGAAGTCGACGCAGAGATCCTCGTTGCCGCGGGAGCACTGTGCACACGTCCCGCACGGCATGATGAAACTGGTGATCACCGGGTCGCCGACCCGCAGGTTCGCCACACCCGGCCCGACCTCGGAGATCACCCCGGCCACCTCGTGCCCCAGCACCGACGGTGTCGGGAACGGCAACTCGCCCTTGAGGACATGCAGGTCGGTGTGGCAGGCGCCGCAGGAACGCACGTCGATCGCGACCTCACCGGCCTTCGGGTGCGGATCCGTGAGGTCCTCGATCCGCATCGGCTCGTTCGGCGCGGTGTGCACTGCGGCGCGCATCGGCGTCCTCCTGTGGCGGGTGGCCCGACCGGCCGGTCGGTACGGCCGCGCCGACGCTATCGCGGTGGTCTCCGCCACACCAGCCTCGAGCGGTGGGCTCGGGGTGATCCGCGTTGGCGATTGCGTGACGGAACCTCACCTCGCGCCTGGTTGCCCAGGCACCTGCCCCACAGGTGGGAGAGCGACCTGCGTCGCTACGCTTGCGGACACATCGGACGCGTGGCTGTCGACGGACCGCGCGCAAGCACGTGAAGGAGACAAGTCGTGAGTGAGCGCACCCTGGTCCTCGTCAAGCCCGACGGCGTGCAGCGAGGCCTCGTCGGCGAGGTCGTGAGCCGCATCGAGCGCAAGGGCCTCTCGCTGGCCGCGCTGGAGCTGCGCCAGGTCGAGCAGCAGGTCGCCGAGCAGCACTACGCCGAGCACGACGGCAAGCCGTTCTTCGGCTCGCTGCTGGAGTTCATCACCTCCGGGCCGGTCGTGGCGATGGTCGTCGAGGGCCCGCGCGCGATCGCGGCGTTCCGGCAGCTCGCCGGTGGCACCGACCCGGTGGACAAGGCCGCGCCCGGCAGCATCCGCGGCGACTACGGGCTCGAGGTCCAGTTCAACCTGGTGCACGGTTCGGACTCGGCCGAGTCGGCCGAGCGGGAGATCAAGCTGTGGTTCCCGGATCTCGGCGAGTGAGTAGCGGTTTCGTCACCGGCCCGCACCGCGTCGACCAGCCGCATCCCGACCTCGTCGACGGTCTCACCGACCTGTGGGGGCGGGTGTCGGTGGCGGGTGGCGCGGTCGGTTTCCGGCCGTCCGATCCGCTGGAGAAGGTCCGCGAGGCCGCCGCGAAGGTCGTCGACGACGTCTCGCAGCGTCGCGCCTTCCTCATCACCGTCGGCCGGGACCGCGAGCTGGTCGGTGCGGCGGTCCTGACGCCCCAATCATTGCCCGCGCGGGCGCACACCGGGGAACTGTCCTGGCTGATGGTCGACCCCGACCTGCAGGGCACGGGGTGGGGCCGCCAGTTGCACGACGCGGTGCTCGCCCAGGCTCAGGCGGTCGGTCTCACACAGCTGGAGCTCATCACCCGCAGTGGTCAGGACCTGGAGCGCTACTACGAGGCACTCGGCTGGGTCGAACGCGGTCGGTGGCCCGGCGCGGTCCGCCTCGACGACGGCGACACCCGCGACGAAGTCTGGCTCACCCGCGACACCTGACGCCGGGTGGCAAATTCGCGCGAATTTGCCACCCCGCTGTCCACAGGGAGGGGAGTTGTCCACAGGTGGCGGGGTGGTGAGCGCCTCGGTGGGGTGAAGGTTGGCCTCGGTGGGGTGAAGGTTGAGCCGGGGGATGACTGGGCCGGTGGGGTGAGGTCGGTGTCGGCGCGGCACAGGCCTCTACCCTGGGAGCCGTGTCTGTGCAGTCCGTCTACGACCAGCTGGAGCCGCTGCTCTCCCGCGTCTCCAAACCCGTCCAGTACGTCGGCGGTGAGTTGAACTCGACAGCCAAGGACTGGGACGAGACCTCGGTGCGCTGGTGCTTGATGTACCCGGACGCCTACGAGGTCGGCCTGCCCAACCAGGGCGTCATGATTCTCTACGAGGTCCTCAACGAGCTGCCCGAGGTGCTCGCCGAGCGCACCTACTCCGTGTGGCCCGACCTCGAGAACCTGATGCGCGAGCACGGCATCCCGCAGTTCACGGTCGACAACCATCGTCCGGTCGGCGGGTTCGACGTCCTCGGCGTCAGCTTCGCGACCGAACTCGGCTACACCAATCTGCTCTCGGCGCTCGACCTCGGTGGCATCCCGCTGAACGCGGCGGACCGCACGGACGAGCATCCGATCGTCCTCGCGGGCGGGCACGCGGCGTTCAACCCGGAGCCGATCGCGGACTTTCTCGACGCGGTGGTCCTCGGTGACGGAGAGGAAGCCGTCCTGGAGGTCACCTCCCAGATCCGGCGCTGGAAGGACGAGGGCCAACCGGGCGGCCGCGAGGAACTGCTGCTGCGGCTCGCGGAGAGCGGCGGCGTCTACGTCCCGCGGTTCTACGACGTCAGCTACCGCGCGGACGGCGCGATCGACGCGGTCGTGCCGTACCGGGTGTTCAAGCGCACCACGATGGAGCTCGACGAGTGGCCGTATCCGAAGAAGCCGCTGGTTCCGATGGCGGAGAGCGTGCACGAGCGGATGAGCGTGGAGATCTTCCGTGGCTGCACCCGGGGCTGCCGCTTCTGTCAGGCGGGGATGATCACCCGCCCGGTGCGGGAGCGTTCGGTCGAGGGCATCGGCAACATGGTCCAGTGCGGTCTGGAGGCGACCGGGTTCGAGGAGGTCGGGCTGCTGTCGTTGAGTTCGGCGGACCACTCCGAGATCGGTGACATCACCAAGGGTCTCGCCGACCGCTACGAGGGCACCAACACCGGCCTGTCGCTGCCCTCGACGCGGGTGGACGCGTTCAACATCGACCTCGCCAACGAGCTCTCGCGCAACGGTCGCCGCTCCGGTCTGACCTTCGCGCCCGAGGGCGGCAGCGAGCGGATCCGGCGCGTGATCAACAAGATGGTCTCGGAAGAGGACCTGGTCCGGACGGTCGCCGCCGCGTTCGCGAACGGCTGGCGTCAGGTGAAGCTGTACTTCATGTGCGGACTGCCGACCGAAACCGACGACGACGTGCTGCAGATCGCCGAGATGGCCAAGGAGGTCATCCGGACCGGCAGGCAGGCGGCGGGCCACAACAACATCCGCTGCACCATCTCCATCGGCGGGTTCGTCCCCAAGCCGCACACGCCGTTCCAGTGGGCGGCGCAGTGCGATCCGGACACGGTCGACGACCGGTTGCGCAAGCTGCGGGCGGCGGTGAACTCCGATCGCAAGCTGGGGCGCAGCATCGGCATGCGGTACCACGACGGCAAACCTTCCCTGGTCGAAGGCCTCCTCTCGCGCGGCGACCGTCGACTGGGACCGGTCATCGAGCGGGTGTGGCGTGCGGGCGGCCGCTTCGACGGCTGGAACGAGTACTTCTCCTACGACCGGTGGAGGGAGTGCGCGGACGCCGAGTTGCGGCCGCTGGGCGTGGACGTCGACTGGTTCACCACTCGCGAGCGCGGCGAGGACGAGGTACTGCCGTGGGACCACCTCGACTCCGGTCTGGACAAGGAGTGGTTGTGGACCGACTGGCAGGACGCCCTCGACGCCCAGGAGCAGGACGACTGCCGGTGGACTCCCTGCTTCGACTGCGGTGTGTGCCCGACGATGGGCACCGACATCGAGGTGGGACCCTCCGGCCGGCCCCTGCTTCCGATCTCACCGGTGGGCAAGGGCTCACCGGTCGCCAACAGTGCGTTCGGCTGAGGAGGAGCCCTGAGTCGTCAGGACAAGCCCAACCCGTCGGCACCGCCGGTGCAGAAACTGCGGGTGCGCTACGCCAAGCGCGGTCGGATGCGTTTCACCTCGCATCGCGACCTGGCCAGGGCGTTCGAGCGCACGCTGCGTCGCACCGGGGTGCCGATGGCGTACTCGCAGGGCTTCAACCCGCACCCCAAGGTCTCGTGGGCCGGAGCGGTGCCGACGGGTGTGGCCAGCGAGGCGGAGTACGTCGAACTTCAACTCGTCGAGCGGGTGGATCCGGGGGTGGTCCGTGACGAGCTCGACGCGGCGCTGCCTGCCGGGATGGACGTGCTCGACGTCGTCGAGGCCACGTCCGGGTCGTTGGCGGATCGGCTGGAAGCGAGCCGCTGGTGCATTCAGGTGCCCGGTGTGTCCGCCGACGAGCTGCGACATGCCGTGGAGCGGTTACTTGCCGAGTCCGGCGTCGAGGTCGAACGCATGGGCAAGGACGGGATGCGTACTCTCGACGCGCGGGCCGCGGTCGTCGCCGCCGAGGTCGTGGAACCGGTGACCGTCGCGGGTTCCGTGGCTGCGGACAGTGACGGTCACGACACGTTCACCCCTCGGATGGACGATTGGCCGACTAGCTGTGAACCGTATGGGATACTCGTAACGGTCGTACGGCAGACAACACCGGTCGTGCGGCCCGACGACGTACTGAGCGCGTTGCGTGTCGTCGCCGACCTGGCACCTTCCGCCGCCCCTCGGGCGGTGCGGTGGGAGCAAGGCCGGCTCGACGACACCGGGGTGCTGGCCGACCCGTTGGCCCAGGACAGGGCGGCGGCCGGAGCCCGGCGGGGAGAGCCTGCGGCCGGGTGACGGGTGTCGGCGCGGACGTCGCCGTACCCGCCGTGCTGCCGTCCCGGGCGAGGACCCGGGAGCAGGGGGGAACCAAGAATTGCCGTCACCACGGTGGCGGAGAACAGAAGAACACACAGGCCCCTGTGCGGCTCGCGTCGTCGAGGACGCGCCCGGGGGCGGAGGAGCTGGATGTTGAACATGGATACGCCCGCTGGAAACTCCAGCGGGCAGTCGCCCACACCTACCGACGACTCGCCCCAGGCGACGGTCGAGCTTCCCGCGAAGCTCCGGGTGCACGCGCTGGCCAAGCAGCTCGGCGCGAGCAGTCGCGAGGTGATCACGACACTCGAGTCACTGGGTGAGTCGGTGCGCAGCGCGCAGTCGAACATCACCCGTGACGTGGCCCTGCGTGTCGTCCGGGAACTGCGCCCTGAGCAGCTCGTGGACGACACGGACGAGCAGCAGGCATCCGTCGCGCCGAGCGACGGTGGCCAGGTGTCTGCCTCCGCCGACGGCGACCGGGCCGAGCCCACGGAACCGCACACGCCTACCGAGTCGGCGAGCACGCCGTTCGCGGCCGCCGCCGATACGCAACCGAGTGCCGAGCAAGCGCCCGCTCCTGCGGGCCTGTCGCCGCTGTTCGAGGCTCCGCAGGCCACGTTCCTCGCCGCGGCCGAGACGGCACCGGCCAAGTCGAAGCCGGAGCGGTCGGCGACGGAGGACTCCCAGGACACGAGCCAGGGGTCGGACTCGGACGACGAGGACGACACCGACGACGAGGACGGCGACCAGTCCGGCCGCCGCCGGCGTCGGCGTGGTCGGCGTGGCCGTGGCCGGGGCCGCGGTGGTGACGGCGACGACGGCGGCGGTGAGGAGTCGTCGGACGAGCAGCCCGACAAGCCGGGGCGCCAGGACAAGAACGACAAGGGCGACAAGAGCGAGAAGAAGTCCAAGAAGGACAAGAAGTCCGACAAGGACGGCGGGTCCGAGCAGGCGGACGGCGCCGGGCCGAAGGAGGAGAAGTCCTCCGACGACTCGGGTGACGGATCCAGTCGGCGTCGCCGCCGCAGGCGTCGCAAGGGCACGGGCGACGACGAGTCCGGCCGGGACGACGATCCGCCGAACACCGTGGTGCACACGCGCGAGTCCGCGCCGGAGAAGGACTCGGGCGGCGACGACGAGGTCCGTGCGATCAAGGGCTCGACCCGTCTGGAAGCCAAGCGTCAGCGCCGCCGTGACGGTCGCGAAGCGGGGCGTCGCCGCGCGCCGGTGCTCTCCGAGTCGGAGTTCCTCGCCCGCCGCGAGTCCGTCGAGCGCCGCATGGTGGTCCGGGAGCACGGCGAGCAGACCCAGATCGCGGTGCTGGAGGACAACGTCCTCGTCGAGAACTTCGTGACCTCGTCGGGCAGCGGTTCGCTGGTCGGCAACGTCTACCTCGGCCGCGTGCAAAACGTGCTGCCGAGCATGGAGGCCGCGTTCGTCGACATCGGTAAGGGCCGCAACGCGGTCATCTACGCCGGTGAGGTCGACTGGGACTCGGCGGGACTCGCGGGCAAGTCGCGCCGGATCGAGCAGGCGTTGAGCTCGGGCGACAGCGTTCTCGTGCAGGTCACCAAGGACCCGATCGGGCACAAGGGTGCGCGGTTGACCACCCAGATCAGCCTGCCAGGACGCTTCCTGGTGTACGTGCCGGGCGGCAGCGCCACCGGCATCAGCCGCAAGCTGCCGGACACCGAGCGCAAGCGCCTCAAGGAGATCCTCAAGCGGATCGTTCCGGAGAACGCGGGCGTCATCATCCGCACCGCGTCGGAGGGCACTAGCGAGGACTCGCTGGAGCGTGACGTCAAGCGGCTGCAGGCGCAGTGGGACGTCATCAAGGAGCGCTCCGAGCAGCCGAAGGCGCAGGCTCCGCAGCTGCTCTACGAGGAGCCGGACCTGCTGATCAAGGTCATCCGGGACCTGTTCACCGAGGACTTCACGTCGTTGACCGTCCAGGGTGACACCGCGTGGGACACCATCGAGGCCTACGTGAACCACGTGGCACCGGACCTGGTGGACCGGCTGTACAAGCACACCGGCAAGAACGACGTGTTCACCGAGCAGCGCATCAACGAGCAGATCTCGAAGGCTCTGGACCGCAAGGTGTGGTTGCCTTCCGGCGGATACCTGATCATCGACCGCACCGAGGCGATGACGGTCATCGACGTCAACACTGGCAAGTTCACCGGCTCCGGCGGCAACCTGGAGGAGACGGTGACCCGCAACAACCTGGAGTCGGCGGAGGAGATCGTCCGCCAGCTCCGGTTGCGCGACATCGGCGGGATCATCGTCATCGACTTCATCGACATGGTGTTGGAGTCGAACCGGGATCTGGTCCTGCGGCGGCTGACCGAGTGCCTCGGCCGCGACCGCACGCGGCACCAGGTCGCCGAGGTGACCTCGTTGGGTCTGGTGCAGATGACCCGCAAGCGAGTCGGCACCGGTCTGCTGGAGGCGTACAGCAACACGTGCGAGCACTGCCGTGGCCGTGGCGTGCTGGTGTCGACGGATCTGCCCGCCACGGGTGGCGGTAAGCACGAGCACAAGGGCGATCAGAAGTCCGAGCAGAAGCACGACGGTGGCAAACAGGACGGGGGCAAGCAGGACAAGCAGGAGCGTCGTAAACGCGGCAAGGGCCAGCAGTCCGACGCTCCGGCCGCCGAATCCGCTGCGGACGCCACGCAGACGGAGAAATCCTCGTCTCCGTCGGAGGAACCGAAGTCCAACTCCAGCGCGGATCAGCAGGACGGGTCCCCGAAGGGGCGCGATCGGCGAAACAAGGCCGGTCGGCAGGACAAGGCAGACCAGCGTGCGGGTCGCGACGAGTCGCAGGCCGCTCCCGTGTTGGAACCGCGGGGCATGGCCGACTCCGGCTCGCAGAGATCCCGGTCCGAGGAGCCTGTGGCGGACTCGTCCGGAGCCCGTGACCAGCAGGCGGGCACGGCAGCAGCGGCAACGGGAGCGGCGACAGCCGGTGACAAGGCAACCGGTGAGAAGGCGCCCTCCGGCCGGTCACGTCGTCGCAAGGTGAGTCGCCCCGCAGGCAGCGCGGGCGAGGCGGTGACCCCGGTGGTCGCCGAACCGGTTTCCACCGAGCCGACCACTACCTCCGAGCCGACCACTACCTCCGAGCCGACCACTACGTCCCCGGCCGCCGAGCCGAGCACGACGCCGGACGGCTCGGCCCCGTCCACGAGTGGTGCCGCTGGTGACGCCGAGCCCTCGCAGGCTGCCGAGCGCTCGCGTCGTCGCAAGGTGAGCAGGCCCGCAGGCAGTGCGGGCGCGTCGTCCGAGCCGGTGGTCGTGAACTCTGCGGCTGCCGAGTCGTCGGCGGCACAGCCGAACGGCGCCGCCGCACCCGAATCGGCGCATTCGGGGTCGGCCGAGTCCGACGTCGTCACAGCGGTTCCGGAGGCGGCTCCGGCTCGTCGTCCGCGCAGGCGAGCCGCGTCGCGGCCCACCGGTCCCGCCGGGGGCGACGCCTGATCGAAGAAGTACGAGAGCGGGGCGGCGCCGATCCGGTGCCGCCCCGCTCTTTCGTGGCCGGTCGGCGTAGACCGGCGCACTGTGCCTGACCGCTGCTTCGATCCGCGCCCCTCTCAGCTAAGCTGATGGGACTCACACCGGCGCGTGTCCTGGACGGCGTCGCCGCGTGCTGGGGGTCGTGCTCGAGAGGATCCCCCTCGTGGTGAACACGGGTGGGCAGGTCTGTATGATGGTTGAGAACTTCTCGCCGCCGGTGGGGCGGAGAGGCTAAACGCCTGGTGAGTTCGGATCCGCCCGCAGGGGACGGCAGTTGCCCGGATTCGGCCAGGAACCCGCCGTACACGCTGTGCGAACGGCGCGGCCGGATCACGGACCATCCCGGTCGGTGCGGACGCACGTCGCAGACCGGGTGAACAAGCGAAACCGAGCAGCAGGAGACTTCCGACTCATGTACGCGATCGTCAAGACCGGCGGCAAGCAGTACAAGGTGGCTGTCGGGGACGTCGTCGAGGTCGAGAAGCTCGAAGGCGAACCGGGCTCCGAGGTCACGTTCCCGGCGCTTCTGGTCGTCGATGGCTCCCAAGTCACCGCCGACGCCGATGCGCTGGCGAAGGTGGCGGTGACCGGCAAGCTGGTCGAGCAGACCAAGGGCCCCAAGATCCGCATCCACAAGTTCAAGAACAAGACCGGATACCAGAAGCGTCAGGGTCACCGGCAGAAGCTGACCCGCGTCGAGGTCACCGGCATCAACAAGTGAGGACTTGAGTAGGTATGTCAACCAAGAAGGGTGCATCCAACTCCCGGAACGGCCGCGATTCGAACCCCAAGTACCTCGGGGTGAAGCGTTTCGGCGGTGAGGCGGTCAACGCCGGTGAGATTCTCATCCGGCAGCGTGGCACCAAGTTCCACCCGGGCGACAACGTCGGCCGCGGCGGCGACGACACGCTGTTCGCTCTCGCGACCGGTGAGGTGCTGTTCGGACAGAAGCGCGGTCGCCGGATCGTGAACATCGTCCCGGCTGAAGCCTGAGCCGGACTTTTCCTTCGAGCAGGCCCGGCACTCGCCGGGCCTGCTTTGTCGTGTCCGGGTCCGGAGTCAGCGGGCCTGCTCCGAGGGTGCTGGAGTGGCACGCTCGCGGGTAGCGGGACATCCCTTTCCTGATGATGTCTGGAGGCATCCGTGTCGCGGTTCGTCGACCGCGTGACCATCCACGTTGCGGCAGGCAACGGGGGTAATGGCTGCGCTTCGGTCCATCGGGAGAAGTTCAAGCCCCTCGGGGGCCCGGACGGGGGCAACGGTGGCCGCGGCGGGGACGTGACCCTGGTGGTCGACTCGCAGGTGCACACGCTGCTCGATTTCCACCACCGGCCGCACCTGCGGGCGAAGAACGGCAGGCAGGGGCAGGGTGGGCACCGCAACGGTGCCGTCGGCGCTGACCTGGTGCTGTCGGTGCCGGACGGCACCGTCGTGTTGTCCCAGGACGGCGAGGTCCTCGCCGATCTCGTCGGCGTCGGGACCACGTTCGTGGCCTCGCAGGGTGGCCGCGGCGGTCTCGGCAACGCCGCGCTGGCGTCGAAGGCACGCAAGGCTCCCGGTTTCGCCCTGCTCGGCGAGGAGGGCGATCAGGCCGAGCTCGTCCTGGAATTGAAGTCGGTCGCCGACGTGGGGCTCGTCGGGTTCCCTTCTGCGGGCAAGTCCTCGCTGATCTCGGTGTTGTCGGAGGCGAAGCCGAAGATCGCGGACTATCCGTTCACCACGTTGGCGCCGAACCTGGGTGTGGTCACCGCGGGAGAGACGGTGTTCACGGTCGCCGACGTGCCCGGGCTGATTCCGGGCGCGAGCGGTGGGCGCGGGCTCGGATTGGAGTTCCTGCGCCACATCGAGCGCTGCGCGGTGCTGGTGCACGTGGTGGATTGCGCGACGCTCGAACCGGGACGCGATCCGCTGTCCGATGTGGACG
Coding sequences within it:
- a CDS encoding GNAT family N-acetyltransferase is translated as MSSGFVTGPHRVDQPHPDLVDGLTDLWGRVSVAGGAVGFRPSDPLEKVREAAAKVVDDVSQRRAFLITVGRDRELVGAAVLTPQSLPARAHTGELSWLMVDPDLQGTGWGRQLHDAVLAQAQAVGLTQLELITRSGQDLERYYEALGWVERGRWPGAVRLDDGDTRDEVWLTRDT
- a CDS encoding translation initiation factor IF-2 N-terminal domain-containing protein, producing MLNMDTPAGNSSGQSPTPTDDSPQATVELPAKLRVHALAKQLGASSREVITTLESLGESVRSAQSNITRDVALRVVRELRPEQLVDDTDEQQASVAPSDGGQVSASADGDRAEPTEPHTPTESASTPFAAAADTQPSAEQAPAPAGLSPLFEAPQATFLAAAETAPAKSKPERSATEDSQDTSQGSDSDDEDDTDDEDGDQSGRRRRRRGRRGRGRGRGGDGDDGGGEESSDEQPDKPGRQDKNDKGDKSEKKSKKDKKSDKDGGSEQADGAGPKEEKSSDDSGDGSSRRRRRRRRKGTGDDESGRDDDPPNTVVHTRESAPEKDSGGDDEVRAIKGSTRLEAKRQRRRDGREAGRRRAPVLSESEFLARRESVERRMVVREHGEQTQIAVLEDNVLVENFVTSSGSGSLVGNVYLGRVQNVLPSMEAAFVDIGKGRNAVIYAGEVDWDSAGLAGKSRRIEQALSSGDSVLVQVTKDPIGHKGARLTTQISLPGRFLVYVPGGSATGISRKLPDTERKRLKEILKRIVPENAGVIIRTASEGTSEDSLERDVKRLQAQWDVIKERSEQPKAQAPQLLYEEPDLLIKVIRDLFTEDFTSLTVQGDTAWDTIEAYVNHVAPDLVDRLYKHTGKNDVFTEQRINEQISKALDRKVWLPSGGYLIIDRTEAMTVIDVNTGKFTGSGGNLEETVTRNNLESAEEIVRQLRLRDIGGIIVIDFIDMVLESNRDLVLRRLTECLGRDRTRHQVAEVTSLGLVQMTRKRVGTGLLEAYSNTCEHCRGRGVLVSTDLPATGGGKHEHKGDQKSEQKHDGGKQDGGKQDKQERRKRGKGQQSDAPAAESAADATQTEKSSSPSEEPKSNSSADQQDGSPKGRDRRNKAGRQDKADQRAGRDESQAAPVLEPRGMADSGSQRSRSEEPVADSSGARDQQAGTAAAATGAATAGDKATGEKAPSGRSRRRKVSRPAGSAGEAVTPVVAEPVSTEPTTTSEPTTTSEPTTTSPAAEPSTTPDGSAPSTSGAAGDAEPSQAAERSRRRKVSRPAGSAGASSEPVVVNSAAAESSAAQPNGAAAPESAHSGSAESDVVTAVPEAAPARRPRRRAASRPTGPAGGDA
- the rpmA gene encoding 50S ribosomal protein L27 is translated as MSTKKGASNSRNGRDSNPKYLGVKRFGGEAVNAGEILIRQRGTKFHPGDNVGRGGDDTLFALATGEVLFGQKRGRRIVNIVPAEA
- a CDS encoding TIGR03960 family B12-binding radical SAM protein, coding for MSVQSVYDQLEPLLSRVSKPVQYVGGELNSTAKDWDETSVRWCLMYPDAYEVGLPNQGVMILYEVLNELPEVLAERTYSVWPDLENLMREHGIPQFTVDNHRPVGGFDVLGVSFATELGYTNLLSALDLGGIPLNAADRTDEHPIVLAGGHAAFNPEPIADFLDAVVLGDGEEAVLEVTSQIRRWKDEGQPGGREELLLRLAESGGVYVPRFYDVSYRADGAIDAVVPYRVFKRTTMELDEWPYPKKPLVPMAESVHERMSVEIFRGCTRGCRFCQAGMITRPVRERSVEGIGNMVQCGLEATGFEEVGLLSLSSADHSEIGDITKGLADRYEGTNTGLSLPSTRVDAFNIDLANELSRNGRRSGLTFAPEGGSERIRRVINKMVSEEDLVRTVAAAFANGWRQVKLYFMCGLPTETDDDVLQIAEMAKEVIRTGRQAAGHNNIRCTISIGGFVPKPHTPFQWAAQCDPDTVDDRLRKLRAAVNSDRKLGRSIGMRYHDGKPSLVEGLLSRGDRRLGPVIERVWRAGGRFDGWNEYFSYDRWRECADAELRPLGVDVDWFTTRERGEDEVLPWDHLDSGLDKEWLWTDWQDALDAQEQDDCRWTPCFDCGVCPTMGTDIEVGPSGRPLLPISPVGKGSPVANSAFG
- the rplU gene encoding 50S ribosomal protein L21 → MYAIVKTGGKQYKVAVGDVVEVEKLEGEPGSEVTFPALLVVDGSQVTADADALAKVAVTGKLVEQTKGPKIRIHKFKNKTGYQKRQGHRQKLTRVEVTGINK
- a CDS encoding DedA family protein — translated: MTTPMEQHEPKPSDGTERTGQAADAERLPTPEEKKAQQREEAAEALRKIKPWGPGAASRTDKALMWAIVGVTVFGMAMWPARPFLLGSHPVVLEFLTGSKAAVGAGAAFARVGEVSLALVVFAGVVGMIKFDWLFWWAGRQWGRGIVNLFAQTERSQRFAERIRTMNPWWIRLAVVFAFVPGVPAGLVYALAGWTGMRLTSFLLLNAIGSLIITGIVAGLGYALGQYAVDAVMAVDQYAIWISVGIALVVAFIAQREANAKQRRAS
- the ndk gene encoding nucleoside-diphosphate kinase yields the protein MSERTLVLVKPDGVQRGLVGEVVSRIERKGLSLAALELRQVEQQVAEQHYAEHDGKPFFGSLLEFITSGPVVAMVVEGPRAIAAFRQLAGGTDPVDKAAPGSIRGDYGLEVQFNLVHGSDSAESAEREIKLWFPDLGE
- a CDS encoding TIGR03936 family radical SAM-associated protein; this translates as MQKLRVRYAKRGRMRFTSHRDLARAFERTLRRTGVPMAYSQGFNPHPKVSWAGAVPTGVASEAEYVELQLVERVDPGVVRDELDAALPAGMDVLDVVEATSGSLADRLEASRWCIQVPGVSADELRHAVERLLAESGVEVERMGKDGMRTLDARAAVVAAEVVEPVTVAGSVAADSDGHDTFTPRMDDWPTSCEPYGILVTVVRQTTPVVRPDDVLSALRVVADLAPSAAPRAVRWEQGRLDDTGVLADPLAQDRAAAGARRGEPAAG
- a CDS encoding zinc-binding dehydrogenase, yielding MRAAVHTAPNEPMRIEDLTDPHPKAGEVAIDVRSCGACHTDLHVLKGELPFPTPSVLGHEVAGVISEVGPGVANLRVGDPVITSFIMPCGTCAQCSRGNEDLCVDFFAYNRGKGQLYDGETRLFRPDGEPVWMYSMGGLSERCVTPATSAYRVPEGVELTDVASVGCSTMTAYGALRHAANVQVGDTVAVVAAGGVGSALIQLATTFGASEVIAVDVATDKLAAARSLGATRTVNSAEVDAAEAIRDLTGGRGVDVAFEALGNVTTFGIARDSVVEGGQVVIVGIAPRGTSAEFDLATIARRKLQIKGSYGAKPRRDMPVLLDLVAKGKLRPQDAISRRYSFDEVQDAYDALNRGETRGRAVVDVS